CGCCTTCGACGCCGACGCGGACACGGCGGACCTCGCCCGGGAGAACGGCGAGGCCAACGGGCTGCTGGGCCGGCTCCAGGTGCAACGCGGCGACGCGCTCTCCGTGCTGCGCGGCCTGCACGACACCTTCGACCTGGTGCTGCTGGACACCCCGGAAGCCTCTTCCTCCGAGACCTTCATCGAGCAGGTGCGCCTGGGCCTGCACGCCACCCGCCACGGCGGCTATCTCCTCCTCGTCGGCTACCACCCGCCCCTGGCCACCGGCAGCTTCGATGAGCTGGTGGCCGCGGCGTGCGAATTCGAGGGGCGCGTGGGCTTCCGCTTCGCCCGGCTCGGCCTGCCGCCGGACCACCCCACCCTGGTGGGCTTCCCCGGCACGGACTACCTGTCGGGCATCGCTCTCGAGGTGAGCTGAGCCACTACTTCTTCGTGGCGTACTTGCGCACGGCCCGGAGCACGTCCGGCACGGACGTCTTGTTCGCCCGGTCGGCGATCCACCGGGGCAGCGAGCCTCCCGGGTCCGTGTAGAGGTAGTACGTGACGAAGGTCTTCTTCCCCTCCTCGCGTGGCTCCAGCAACCAGTAGCCTTTGTTGAGTTTCACACGTACCACCCCCTCGCGCTCGGGGGGCAGCCCCTCCGTGGCCAGCGTCCACGTCGTCTTCAGGAAGCCCTTGCCGTCCTTCCAGTCCGACTCGTCGACGATCCGGATGATGAAGTCGCGCTTGTCCACCAGCGGCGCGTTCACCAGGCAATGGAACACGATGACCTTCCCGTCCTGCTCCGAGGACAGCACGCGGCTCTCCTCGGTGTAGGGCATCGTCTTCTTGTAGTTCGGGTAGTCACGGATGACCCGCCACACGTCCTGGGGCGGGGCATCCACCAGGGCGGTGGCCTTCACCTCGGCCACCGAGCCCCCCTCGGGGGTA
This is a stretch of genomic DNA from Archangium violaceum. It encodes these proteins:
- a CDS encoding START domain-containing protein, whose amino-acid sequence is MSLLPALPLLVLLAGAGEPAWQQVTRDDGITVLARTPEGGSVAEVKATALVDAPPQDVWRVIRDYPNYKKTMPYTEESRVLSSEQDGKVIVFHCLVNAPLVDKRDFIIRIVDESDWKDGKGFLKTTWTLATEGLPPEREGVVRVKLNKGYWLLEPREEGKKTFVTYYLYTDPGGSLPRWIADRANKTSVPDVLRAVRKYATKK